Proteins co-encoded in one Malus sylvestris chromosome 7, drMalSylv7.2, whole genome shotgun sequence genomic window:
- the LOC126630357 gene encoding zinc finger protein BRUTUS-like isoform X3, with translation MEGKDYCASMISNQTDETDFASEFSGEHPIDTVILWHNAIKRELHAILEEAKKNSISGAVTYDLLAFHKKLQFIAEICIFHSVAETKVMYPAVYGETLSFQQRTKEESLCKEFMCLIESIQKAGTMPSITEFNSTIASHADRIIETLKGHFDNEEVQVLPLVRKHLSVKRQRELLHQSLCVMPLKLIERALPWMVNSLTANEANNFVKNMQLAAPASDIALVEIFCGWASKPLNDSSCSSASGRCPVKRFVSSDEKIGQLSRAWCASTFSSRDIYSSPHQESNASHPSQPIDVVFKVHKAIRRDLEYLDNESEKVSTCDEIFLQQFSGFFCFLWDLSRAHSNAEDNIVYPALESRDALHNVSHSFTLDHEQEQLAFENISGLLFELSHLHGSVIAFSGTCGGESSECLRKYHELAIRLRVSLKSLRIMVDQHMTREEIELWPLFGLHFSVEDQNKMVGFILGTTGADVLQTMLPWVTSALTEAEQSEMMNTFNQVTKNTMFNEWLNESSNGNSFSSSQTGRLETRISPKGSVRQIDRAFNSHKKHNLKNLMSSYWMAAQQSFPRASAVNNCEGEDLVGRSPTFQDSKKGVYGCKHYKRNCKLHATCCNKLFTCRYCHDIGSDHKMDWKQTSEMMCMRCLNIQPVGPICSTPSCNGLSMAKYYCNSCKLFDDGRNVYHCPFCNLCRVGKGLGIDYFHCMKCNCCLSISIVNHKCREKCLEANCPICNDFLFTSTSSIRALPCGHLMHVVCLEAFSRSHYSTCPICCKSSGNMMRASTQSSILVGGDESMEFSECHERTQMKTSRTKKKLEGIFSSHASFLVNTLYHSVPWFEPHTSKHSRLLHRLRKGLENAVAGQNGKERFLMCFLVLCILVLFCGLSSVVILLWFKALGSNKYSYL, from the exons ATGGAAGGGAAAGATTATTGTGCTAGCATGATATCAAATCAGACAGACGAAACAGACTTTGCATCTGAGTTCTCTGGCGAACATCCAATAGATACTGTAATTCTTTGGCACAATGCTATTAAACGAGAGTTGCATGCGATACTCGAGGAGGCCAAGAAGAATAGTATTTCTGGTGCTGTTACTTATGATCTATTGGCTTTCCATAAGAAGCTACAATTTATTGCCGAAATTTGTATCTTCCACAG TGTTGCTGAGACAAAAGTCATGTATCCCGCAGTATATGGAGAAACCTTATCTTTTCAGCAGCGcacaaaagaagaaagtttATGCAAAGAGTTTATGTGTTTGATTGAAAGTATACAGAAGGCAGGAACAATGCCTTCTATTACAGAATTTAATTCAACGATAGCCTCACATGCTGATCGAATAATAGAAACTTTAAAGGGGCATTTCGACAATGAGGAAGTTCAG GTCCTTCCACTTGTGCGAAAGCACTTAAGCGTCAAAAGACAACGGGAACTTTTGCATCAAAGCTTGTGTGTGATGCCCTTGAAATTAATTGAGCGTGCGTTGCCATGGATGGTAAACTCATTGACTGCAAATGAAGCCAACAACTTTGTTAAAAACATGCAGCTGGCAG CTCCAGCATCAGATATTGCTCTGGTCGAGATCTTTTGTGGTTGGGCTAGCAAGCCTCTCAATGACAGCTCCTGCTCGAGTGCAAGTGGGCGCTGTCCTGTCAAAAGGTTTGTTAGTAGTGATGAGAAAATTGGTCAATTATCACGTGCTTGGTGTGCTTCAACATTCTCAAGCAGAGACATCTACTCCTCTCCACATCAAGAGAGCAATGCTTCTCACCCTTCACAACCAATTGATGTTGTTTTTAAAGTTCATAAGGCCATACGCCGTGACTTGGAATATCTTGACAATGAATCGGAAAAAGTCAGCACTTGTGATGAGATATTTCTTCAGCAGTTCAGTGGATTTTTCTGTTTCTTATGGGACTTATCCAGAGCTCATAGTAATGCTGAGGACAATATAGTGTATCCGGCACTGGAATCCCGAGATGCACTTCACAATGTGAGTCACTCATTCACACTGGATCATGAGCAAGAACAACTGGCATTTGAAAATATTTCTGGTCTTCTTTTTGAGCTTTCACACCTTCACGGAAGTGTGATAGCTTTTTCTGGTACTTGTGGGGGTGAGTCAAGCGAATGCTTGAGAAAGTACCATGAATTAGCTATCAGGCTTCGTGTATCGCTCAAGTCACTAAGAATTATGGTAGACCAGCACATGACAAGGGAAGAGATTGAATTGTGGCCACTATTTGGATTGCACTTCTCTGTGGAGGATCAAAATAAAATGGTTGGTTTCATACTGGGGACTACAGGTGCTGACGTGCTACAAACTATGTTACCCTGGGTAACTTCAGCACTTACCGAGGCTGAACAGAGTGAAATGATGAATACCTTTAATCAGGTGACCAAAAATACAATGTTCAATGAATGGCTAAATGAAAGCTCTAACGGAAATTCATTCTCAAGTTCACAGACTGGGAGGCTTGAAACTCGCATTTCTCCAAAAG GAAGCGTGCGGCAAATTGATCGTGCCTTCAACTCTCATAAGAAGCATAACTTGAAGAATCTAATGTCTAG TTACTGGATGGCTGCACAGCAGAGTTTTCCCCGAGCTTCAGCAGTAaataattgtgagggtgaagatTTAGTGGGACGGTCACCAACATTTCAAGATTCCAAAAAAGGAGTATATGGGTGTAAGCATTACAAAAGAAACTGCAAACTCCATGCCACTTGCTGCAACAAGCTGTTTACATGTAGATATTGCCATGATATTGGCAGTGACCACAAAATGGATTG GAAACAAACATCGGAAATGATGTGTATGCGCTGCCTCAATATTCAGCCAGTCGGGCCAATATGCTCCACGCCTTCTTGCAACGGACTCTCAATGGCAAAATATTATTGTAATTCATGCAAACTTTTTGATGATGGCAG GAATGTTTATCATTGTCCATTTTGCAATTTATGCCGTGTTGGGAAGGGCCTTGGCATCGACTATTTTCACTGCATGAAGTGCAATTGTTGCTTGAGCATAAGTATAGTGAACCACAAGTGCCGGGAGAAATGCCTCGAAGCTAACTGCCCCATCTGCAATGACTTCTTGTTCACATCAACCTCAAGCATCAGAGCTTTACCATGTGGCCATTTGATGCATGTAGTTTGCTTGGAG GCTTTCTCTCGTAGTCATTACAGTACATGTCCCATCTGCTGCAAATCTTCTGGAAATATGATG AGGGCATCAACTCAGTCTTCCATTCTGGTTGGTGGTGATGAATCCATGGAATTTTCCGAATGTCATGAAAGAACCCAAATGAAGACTTCACGGACTAAGAAAAaacttgaaggaatattttccAGCCACGCAAGTTTTTTG GTAAATACGTTATATCATTCTGTGCCATGGTTTGAACCCCATACCAGCAAGCATTCTCGACTTCTGCACCGATTGAGGAAGGGGTTGGAGAATGCGGTTGCAGGACAAAATGGCAAGGAGAGGTTCCTGATGTGTTTTCTGGTTCTGTGCATTCTGGTGCTCTTTTGTGGCTTAAGCAGTGTTGTAATTTTACTTTGGTTCAAGGCATTGGGGAGCAACAAGTACAGTTACCTGTGA
- the LOC126630357 gene encoding zinc finger protein BRUTUS-like isoform X1, with protein MATLVVPKSPISVIFFIHKAICNELGVLHQLAMGYAMGTHADVGAFLERCNFLKSIYENYLYVKDEAIFAAVYTREKNMAPTYLLQHIGERTAFDYLFKLLISSTQNGESFPTEMVFFTAALQTFVAQCMAKEEDQVFPLLAQFSHEEQAALVWKILCSIPTNIVSKFLPWLSSSISPDEYHDLQKYLRNIVREDNLVEQVIFGWMEGKDYCASMISNQTDETDFASEFSGEHPIDTVILWHNAIKRELHAILEEAKKNSISGAVTYDLLAFHKKLQFIAEICIFHSVAETKVMYPAVYGETLSFQQRTKEESLCKEFMCLIESIQKAGTMPSITEFNSTIASHADRIIETLKGHFDNEEVQVLPLVRKHLSVKRQRELLHQSLCVMPLKLIERALPWMVNSLTANEANNFVKNMQLAAPASDIALVEIFCGWASKPLNDSSCSSASGRCPVKRFVSSDEKIGQLSRAWCASTFSSRDIYSSPHQESNASHPSQPIDVVFKVHKAIRRDLEYLDNESEKVSTCDEIFLQQFSGFFCFLWDLSRAHSNAEDNIVYPALESRDALHNVSHSFTLDHEQEQLAFENISGLLFELSHLHGSVIAFSGTCGGESSECLRKYHELAIRLRVSLKSLRIMVDQHMTREEIELWPLFGLHFSVEDQNKMVGFILGTTGADVLQTMLPWVTSALTEAEQSEMMNTFNQVTKNTMFNEWLNESSNGNSFSSSQTGRLETRISPKGSVRQIDRAFNSHKKHNLKNLMSSYWMAAQQSFPRASAVNNCEGEDLVGRSPTFQDSKKGVYGCKHYKRNCKLHATCCNKLFTCRYCHDIGSDHKMDWKQTSEMMCMRCLNIQPVGPICSTPSCNGLSMAKYYCNSCKLFDDGRNVYHCPFCNLCRVGKGLGIDYFHCMKCNCCLSISIVNHKCREKCLEANCPICNDFLFTSTSSIRALPCGHLMHVVCLEAFSRSHYSTCPICCKSSGNMMRASTQSSILVGGDESMEFSECHERTQMKTSRTKKKLEGIFSSHASFLVNTLYHSVPWFEPHTSKHSRLLHRLRKGLENAVAGQNGKERFLMCFLVLCILVLFCGLSSVVILLWFKALGSNKYSYL; from the exons GCAATATTTGCAGCTGTTTATACACGGGAGAAAAATATGGCACCCACCTACTTACTTCAACACATTGGTGAAAGGACTGCTTTTGATTACCTGTTTAAGCTGCTAATTTCTAGCACACAAAATGGGGAAAGTTTCCCAACGGAGATGGTGTTCTTTACAGCAGCCTTACAAACATTTGTTGCTCAGTGCATGGCCAAGGAAGAGGACCAG GTCTTCCCTTTGCTTGCTCAGTTCTCACATGAAGAACAAGCAGCTTTAGTCTGGAAGATTTTGTGCAGCATCCCTACTAATATAGTTTCAAAGTTCCTTCCCTGGTTGTCGTCCTCTATTTCGCCTGATGAATATCACGATCTGCAAAAGTATTTGAGGAATATAGTTCGAGAGGATAATCTTGTTGAACAAGTTATTTTCGGCTGGATGGAAGGGAAAGATTATTGTGCTAGCATGATATCAAATCAGACAGACGAAACAGACTTTGCATCTGAGTTCTCTGGCGAACATCCAATAGATACTGTAATTCTTTGGCACAATGCTATTAAACGAGAGTTGCATGCGATACTCGAGGAGGCCAAGAAGAATAGTATTTCTGGTGCTGTTACTTATGATCTATTGGCTTTCCATAAGAAGCTACAATTTATTGCCGAAATTTGTATCTTCCACAG TGTTGCTGAGACAAAAGTCATGTATCCCGCAGTATATGGAGAAACCTTATCTTTTCAGCAGCGcacaaaagaagaaagtttATGCAAAGAGTTTATGTGTTTGATTGAAAGTATACAGAAGGCAGGAACAATGCCTTCTATTACAGAATTTAATTCAACGATAGCCTCACATGCTGATCGAATAATAGAAACTTTAAAGGGGCATTTCGACAATGAGGAAGTTCAG GTCCTTCCACTTGTGCGAAAGCACTTAAGCGTCAAAAGACAACGGGAACTTTTGCATCAAAGCTTGTGTGTGATGCCCTTGAAATTAATTGAGCGTGCGTTGCCATGGATGGTAAACTCATTGACTGCAAATGAAGCCAACAACTTTGTTAAAAACATGCAGCTGGCAG CTCCAGCATCAGATATTGCTCTGGTCGAGATCTTTTGTGGTTGGGCTAGCAAGCCTCTCAATGACAGCTCCTGCTCGAGTGCAAGTGGGCGCTGTCCTGTCAAAAGGTTTGTTAGTAGTGATGAGAAAATTGGTCAATTATCACGTGCTTGGTGTGCTTCAACATTCTCAAGCAGAGACATCTACTCCTCTCCACATCAAGAGAGCAATGCTTCTCACCCTTCACAACCAATTGATGTTGTTTTTAAAGTTCATAAGGCCATACGCCGTGACTTGGAATATCTTGACAATGAATCGGAAAAAGTCAGCACTTGTGATGAGATATTTCTTCAGCAGTTCAGTGGATTTTTCTGTTTCTTATGGGACTTATCCAGAGCTCATAGTAATGCTGAGGACAATATAGTGTATCCGGCACTGGAATCCCGAGATGCACTTCACAATGTGAGTCACTCATTCACACTGGATCATGAGCAAGAACAACTGGCATTTGAAAATATTTCTGGTCTTCTTTTTGAGCTTTCACACCTTCACGGAAGTGTGATAGCTTTTTCTGGTACTTGTGGGGGTGAGTCAAGCGAATGCTTGAGAAAGTACCATGAATTAGCTATCAGGCTTCGTGTATCGCTCAAGTCACTAAGAATTATGGTAGACCAGCACATGACAAGGGAAGAGATTGAATTGTGGCCACTATTTGGATTGCACTTCTCTGTGGAGGATCAAAATAAAATGGTTGGTTTCATACTGGGGACTACAGGTGCTGACGTGCTACAAACTATGTTACCCTGGGTAACTTCAGCACTTACCGAGGCTGAACAGAGTGAAATGATGAATACCTTTAATCAGGTGACCAAAAATACAATGTTCAATGAATGGCTAAATGAAAGCTCTAACGGAAATTCATTCTCAAGTTCACAGACTGGGAGGCTTGAAACTCGCATTTCTCCAAAAG GAAGCGTGCGGCAAATTGATCGTGCCTTCAACTCTCATAAGAAGCATAACTTGAAGAATCTAATGTCTAG TTACTGGATGGCTGCACAGCAGAGTTTTCCCCGAGCTTCAGCAGTAaataattgtgagggtgaagatTTAGTGGGACGGTCACCAACATTTCAAGATTCCAAAAAAGGAGTATATGGGTGTAAGCATTACAAAAGAAACTGCAAACTCCATGCCACTTGCTGCAACAAGCTGTTTACATGTAGATATTGCCATGATATTGGCAGTGACCACAAAATGGATTG GAAACAAACATCGGAAATGATGTGTATGCGCTGCCTCAATATTCAGCCAGTCGGGCCAATATGCTCCACGCCTTCTTGCAACGGACTCTCAATGGCAAAATATTATTGTAATTCATGCAAACTTTTTGATGATGGCAG GAATGTTTATCATTGTCCATTTTGCAATTTATGCCGTGTTGGGAAGGGCCTTGGCATCGACTATTTTCACTGCATGAAGTGCAATTGTTGCTTGAGCATAAGTATAGTGAACCACAAGTGCCGGGAGAAATGCCTCGAAGCTAACTGCCCCATCTGCAATGACTTCTTGTTCACATCAACCTCAAGCATCAGAGCTTTACCATGTGGCCATTTGATGCATGTAGTTTGCTTGGAG GCTTTCTCTCGTAGTCATTACAGTACATGTCCCATCTGCTGCAAATCTTCTGGAAATATGATG AGGGCATCAACTCAGTCTTCCATTCTGGTTGGTGGTGATGAATCCATGGAATTTTCCGAATGTCATGAAAGAACCCAAATGAAGACTTCACGGACTAAGAAAAaacttgaaggaatattttccAGCCACGCAAGTTTTTTG GTAAATACGTTATATCATTCTGTGCCATGGTTTGAACCCCATACCAGCAAGCATTCTCGACTTCTGCACCGATTGAGGAAGGGGTTGGAGAATGCGGTTGCAGGACAAAATGGCAAGGAGAGGTTCCTGATGTGTTTTCTGGTTCTGTGCATTCTGGTGCTCTTTTGTGGCTTAAGCAGTGTTGTAATTTTACTTTGGTTCAAGGCATTGGGGAGCAACAAGTACAGTTACCTGTGA
- the LOC126630357 gene encoding zinc finger protein BRUTUS-like isoform X2, translated as MLNLPNKYLHVFPLLAQFSHEEQAALVWKILCSIPTNIVSKFLPWLSSSISPDEYHDLQKYLRNIVREDNLVEQVIFGWMEGKDYCASMISNQTDETDFASEFSGEHPIDTVILWHNAIKRELHAILEEAKKNSISGAVTYDLLAFHKKLQFIAEICIFHSVAETKVMYPAVYGETLSFQQRTKEESLCKEFMCLIESIQKAGTMPSITEFNSTIASHADRIIETLKGHFDNEEVQVLPLVRKHLSVKRQRELLHQSLCVMPLKLIERALPWMVNSLTANEANNFVKNMQLAAPASDIALVEIFCGWASKPLNDSSCSSASGRCPVKRFVSSDEKIGQLSRAWCASTFSSRDIYSSPHQESNASHPSQPIDVVFKVHKAIRRDLEYLDNESEKVSTCDEIFLQQFSGFFCFLWDLSRAHSNAEDNIVYPALESRDALHNVSHSFTLDHEQEQLAFENISGLLFELSHLHGSVIAFSGTCGGESSECLRKYHELAIRLRVSLKSLRIMVDQHMTREEIELWPLFGLHFSVEDQNKMVGFILGTTGADVLQTMLPWVTSALTEAEQSEMMNTFNQVTKNTMFNEWLNESSNGNSFSSSQTGRLETRISPKGSVRQIDRAFNSHKKHNLKNLMSSYWMAAQQSFPRASAVNNCEGEDLVGRSPTFQDSKKGVYGCKHYKRNCKLHATCCNKLFTCRYCHDIGSDHKMDWKQTSEMMCMRCLNIQPVGPICSTPSCNGLSMAKYYCNSCKLFDDGRNVYHCPFCNLCRVGKGLGIDYFHCMKCNCCLSISIVNHKCREKCLEANCPICNDFLFTSTSSIRALPCGHLMHVVCLEAFSRSHYSTCPICCKSSGNMMRASTQSSILVGGDESMEFSECHERTQMKTSRTKKKLEGIFSSHASFLVNTLYHSVPWFEPHTSKHSRLLHRLRKGLENAVAGQNGKERFLMCFLVLCILVLFCGLSSVVILLWFKALGSNKYSYL; from the exons ATGCTCAATCTCCCTAACAAGTACTTGCAT GTCTTCCCTTTGCTTGCTCAGTTCTCACATGAAGAACAAGCAGCTTTAGTCTGGAAGATTTTGTGCAGCATCCCTACTAATATAGTTTCAAAGTTCCTTCCCTGGTTGTCGTCCTCTATTTCGCCTGATGAATATCACGATCTGCAAAAGTATTTGAGGAATATAGTTCGAGAGGATAATCTTGTTGAACAAGTTATTTTCGGCTGGATGGAAGGGAAAGATTATTGTGCTAGCATGATATCAAATCAGACAGACGAAACAGACTTTGCATCTGAGTTCTCTGGCGAACATCCAATAGATACTGTAATTCTTTGGCACAATGCTATTAAACGAGAGTTGCATGCGATACTCGAGGAGGCCAAGAAGAATAGTATTTCTGGTGCTGTTACTTATGATCTATTGGCTTTCCATAAGAAGCTACAATTTATTGCCGAAATTTGTATCTTCCACAG TGTTGCTGAGACAAAAGTCATGTATCCCGCAGTATATGGAGAAACCTTATCTTTTCAGCAGCGcacaaaagaagaaagtttATGCAAAGAGTTTATGTGTTTGATTGAAAGTATACAGAAGGCAGGAACAATGCCTTCTATTACAGAATTTAATTCAACGATAGCCTCACATGCTGATCGAATAATAGAAACTTTAAAGGGGCATTTCGACAATGAGGAAGTTCAG GTCCTTCCACTTGTGCGAAAGCACTTAAGCGTCAAAAGACAACGGGAACTTTTGCATCAAAGCTTGTGTGTGATGCCCTTGAAATTAATTGAGCGTGCGTTGCCATGGATGGTAAACTCATTGACTGCAAATGAAGCCAACAACTTTGTTAAAAACATGCAGCTGGCAG CTCCAGCATCAGATATTGCTCTGGTCGAGATCTTTTGTGGTTGGGCTAGCAAGCCTCTCAATGACAGCTCCTGCTCGAGTGCAAGTGGGCGCTGTCCTGTCAAAAGGTTTGTTAGTAGTGATGAGAAAATTGGTCAATTATCACGTGCTTGGTGTGCTTCAACATTCTCAAGCAGAGACATCTACTCCTCTCCACATCAAGAGAGCAATGCTTCTCACCCTTCACAACCAATTGATGTTGTTTTTAAAGTTCATAAGGCCATACGCCGTGACTTGGAATATCTTGACAATGAATCGGAAAAAGTCAGCACTTGTGATGAGATATTTCTTCAGCAGTTCAGTGGATTTTTCTGTTTCTTATGGGACTTATCCAGAGCTCATAGTAATGCTGAGGACAATATAGTGTATCCGGCACTGGAATCCCGAGATGCACTTCACAATGTGAGTCACTCATTCACACTGGATCATGAGCAAGAACAACTGGCATTTGAAAATATTTCTGGTCTTCTTTTTGAGCTTTCACACCTTCACGGAAGTGTGATAGCTTTTTCTGGTACTTGTGGGGGTGAGTCAAGCGAATGCTTGAGAAAGTACCATGAATTAGCTATCAGGCTTCGTGTATCGCTCAAGTCACTAAGAATTATGGTAGACCAGCACATGACAAGGGAAGAGATTGAATTGTGGCCACTATTTGGATTGCACTTCTCTGTGGAGGATCAAAATAAAATGGTTGGTTTCATACTGGGGACTACAGGTGCTGACGTGCTACAAACTATGTTACCCTGGGTAACTTCAGCACTTACCGAGGCTGAACAGAGTGAAATGATGAATACCTTTAATCAGGTGACCAAAAATACAATGTTCAATGAATGGCTAAATGAAAGCTCTAACGGAAATTCATTCTCAAGTTCACAGACTGGGAGGCTTGAAACTCGCATTTCTCCAAAAG GAAGCGTGCGGCAAATTGATCGTGCCTTCAACTCTCATAAGAAGCATAACTTGAAGAATCTAATGTCTAG TTACTGGATGGCTGCACAGCAGAGTTTTCCCCGAGCTTCAGCAGTAaataattgtgagggtgaagatTTAGTGGGACGGTCACCAACATTTCAAGATTCCAAAAAAGGAGTATATGGGTGTAAGCATTACAAAAGAAACTGCAAACTCCATGCCACTTGCTGCAACAAGCTGTTTACATGTAGATATTGCCATGATATTGGCAGTGACCACAAAATGGATTG GAAACAAACATCGGAAATGATGTGTATGCGCTGCCTCAATATTCAGCCAGTCGGGCCAATATGCTCCACGCCTTCTTGCAACGGACTCTCAATGGCAAAATATTATTGTAATTCATGCAAACTTTTTGATGATGGCAG GAATGTTTATCATTGTCCATTTTGCAATTTATGCCGTGTTGGGAAGGGCCTTGGCATCGACTATTTTCACTGCATGAAGTGCAATTGTTGCTTGAGCATAAGTATAGTGAACCACAAGTGCCGGGAGAAATGCCTCGAAGCTAACTGCCCCATCTGCAATGACTTCTTGTTCACATCAACCTCAAGCATCAGAGCTTTACCATGTGGCCATTTGATGCATGTAGTTTGCTTGGAG GCTTTCTCTCGTAGTCATTACAGTACATGTCCCATCTGCTGCAAATCTTCTGGAAATATGATG AGGGCATCAACTCAGTCTTCCATTCTGGTTGGTGGTGATGAATCCATGGAATTTTCCGAATGTCATGAAAGAACCCAAATGAAGACTTCACGGACTAAGAAAAaacttgaaggaatattttccAGCCACGCAAGTTTTTTG GTAAATACGTTATATCATTCTGTGCCATGGTTTGAACCCCATACCAGCAAGCATTCTCGACTTCTGCACCGATTGAGGAAGGGGTTGGAGAATGCGGTTGCAGGACAAAATGGCAAGGAGAGGTTCCTGATGTGTTTTCTGGTTCTGTGCATTCTGGTGCTCTTTTGTGGCTTAAGCAGTGTTGTAATTTTACTTTGGTTCAAGGCATTGGGGAGCAACAAGTACAGTTACCTGTGA
- the LOC126630360 gene encoding uncharacterized protein LOC126630360, protein MHNSNQDSQDQRSNSVMEDSTAMTIEFLRARLLSERSVARSARQRVDELEKMVEEMEEQLKIVSLQRKMAEKATADVLAILENQGGSDISEEFDSSSDQETHQESKVGNNLTNEEESFVISKARRNEQEELSGSDADSSLIPGRSLSWKGRIESPRSREKYKDLSTRRRSNFSSMGSSSPRHHLGKSCRQIKHKETRSDKFDSQQNGVSASSEGLSNGLYSGHEKVRESSEFREGNDALSGTIENQRNRDLDFSGHGRDKDMEEALEHQAQLICQNEEMEKAQREWEEKFRENNTSTPDSCDPGNHSDITKERDEIKVQTPSPARVAAAQVQESKLAAKIQSNGFLPASHIDTGGLQDKLNRSSAASSQVQEFAFPTANGKQNQESPENYARHTSRGSHPDLLLHQSAHKHTSDASSSDTGNGFNKGSASGSRNDLYALVPHDSQDKLGGVLDALKQARLSLQQTMTRLPLVNGTSPQKSIESPIPAAKTVDRVETPVGFAGLFRLPTDFAVEEAATHNSYFGSSLPSARHFPQIRDSATPDLFVTSPYVETRPTFSTNTADRFVTSQYIEPRPTLSTNAADRFVTSQYIEPRPTFSTSVADRFAINPYVETRSNFPANAADLFPSSPYADTRSNFPAENRFPSGLYAESGSRVSPPLPHLDPYFDKGLPSSRFTNPPYPSYPSVPDPTPWITSGETLTRALPRRPVGAPTDGYSFYDHIRPSMYR, encoded by the exons ATGCACAATTCTAATCAGGACTCGCAAGATCAGAG GAGTAATTCCGTCATGGAGGATTCCACTGCAATGACTATTGAGTTTCTTCGGGCACGGTTGCTGTCCGAGAGGTCCGTTGCAAGAAGTGCAAGACAGAGAGTTGATGAGCTGGAAAAAATG gTAGAAGAAATGGAGGAACAACTTAAGATTGTTTCTCTTCAAAGAAAAATGGCTGAGAAAGCCACAGCAGATGTTCTTGCCATTTTGGAGAACCAAGGAGGAAGTGACATTTCCGAGGAATTTGATTCCAGTTCTGATCAGGAAACACACCAGGAATCCAAAGTGGGTAATAACTtgacaaatgaagaagaaagcttTGTAATTTCGAAGGCGAGAAGAAATGAACAGGAGGAACTTTCGGGTTCTGATGCTGATTCTTCTCTAATACCTGGTAGAAGCTTGTCTTGGAAAGGGCGCATTGAATCTCCACGTTCACGGGAAAAGTATAAAGATCTATCCACAAGAAGACGTAGCAATTTTTCATCCATGGGTTCTAGTTCTCCAAGACATCACCTTGGAAAATCCTGCCGCCAGATAAAGCACAAGGAAACAAG ATCAGACAAGTTTGAttctcaacaaaatggtgtttcTGCTTCTTCAGAAGGGCTTTCAAATGGCCTGTACAGTGGGCATGAGAAAGTGAGAGAAAGTTCTGAATTCCGAGAAGGGAATGATGCACTCTCAGGGACCAtagaaaatcaaagaaatagGGACCTGGATTTCAGCGGGCATGGAAGAGACAAAGATATGGAAGAAGCACTAGAACATCAGGCGCAACTTATTTGTCAAAATGAAGAGATGGAGAAGGCTCAAAGAGAATGGGAAGAGAAGTTTAGAGAAAATAACACCAGTACACCG GATTCATGCGACCCTGGGAACCATTCAGATATCACCAAGGAAAGAgatgagataaaggtacaaacGCCATCTCCTGCCAGGGTGGCTGCTGCCCAAGTTCAAGAGTCAAAGTTAGCAGCCAAAATTCAATCAAACGGTTTTCTACCAGCTTCACATATAGATACCGGAGGGTTGCAGGATAAGCTGAATAGAAGCTCTGCTGCTTCCTCACAGGTTCAAGAATTTGCATTCCCTACTGCAAATGGAAAGCAAAATCAAGAGAGCCCAGAAAATTATGCTCGGCACACTTCACGTGGCTCCCACCCTGACCTACTTCTGCATCAATCGGCCCACAAACATACATCAGATGCCTCTTCTTCTGATACAGGCAATGGTTTTAATAAAGGAAGTGCTTCAGGGAGCAGAAACGACCTATATGCATTGGTGCCTCATGACTCGCAGGATAAGTTAGGTGGTGTGCTGGATGCACTTAAACAAGCAAGGCTATCACTGCAACAGACGATGACTAGATTGCCGCTAGTAAATGGTACATCTCCACAGAAGTCCATAGAATCACCTATTCCCGCTGCGAAAACTGTAGACAGAGTAGAGACTCCTGTTGGGTTTGCTGGGCTTTTCAGACTACCAACTGATTTTGCAGTTGAAGAAGCTGCAACTCACAATAGCTACTTTGGTTCTAGCTTACCGTCTGCAAGGCATTTTCCTCAAATTAGGGATTCAGCAACTCCTGATCTCTTTGTCACAAGCCCTTATGTTGAGACTAGACCAACCTTCTCTACCAACACTGCTGATCGATTCGTCACCAGTCAATACATCGAGCCCAGACCTACCCTTTCAACTAATGCTGCTGATCGATTCGTCACCAGTCAATACATTGAGCCCAGACCAACTTTTTCTACTAGTGTTGCTGATCGGTTCGCCATCAATCCTTATGTTGAGACTAGATCAAATTTTCCTGCTAATGCTGCTGATCTATTTCCCAGTAGCCCTTACGCCGATACTAGATCAAATTTTCCAGCTGAAAACAGATTTCCGAGTGGGCTTTATGCAGAATCTGGGTCAAGAGTTTCTCCTCCGCTGCCACACCTTGATCCTTACTTTGATAAGGGTCTACCCTCGTCGAGATTTACCAATCCTCCCTATCCCAGCTATCCCTCTGTTCCAGACCCGACACCCTGGATAACCTCCGGTGAAACATTAACGAGAGCCCTACCAAGAAGGCCAGTTGGGGCACCAACAGATGGTTATTCGTTCTACGATCACATTCGACCCAGTATGTACAGATAG